One part of the uncultured Celeribacter sp. genome encodes these proteins:
- a CDS encoding class II aldolase/adducin family protein: protein MTSPLPSTPKSMSEMTEEELRVQLTDFYHLVSYLGWTELIFNHISVRLPGEDHAYLVNPLGLHYDEVTPDNLLVVGVDGKLKRESPYKPNPAGFALHGVIHEHRPDVGCVVHTHTTPISAITMKGYEIDHNSFYGAQLYGRVAYHAFEGITIYDEERERMLKSLGDKHVLVLKNHGVACMEADIPLTFFLLWTFQRAAEIQCAAAAIPGPDSQLPEEIKEKCAADAQRLKDNASFATLLFDAMVRKMKRERPEFA from the coding sequence ATGACTTCTCCCCTTCCGTCGACGCCCAAATCCATGTCCGAGATGACCGAAGAGGAGCTGCGCGTGCAGCTGACCGACTTCTACCATCTGGTCAGCTACCTCGGCTGGACCGAACTGATTTTCAACCACATCTCGGTGCGCCTGCCGGGCGAAGACCATGCCTATCTGGTGAATCCTCTGGGGCTGCATTACGACGAGGTCACGCCCGACAACCTGCTGGTGGTCGGCGTTGACGGCAAGCTCAAACGTGAAAGCCCCTATAAACCCAATCCGGCGGGCTTTGCGCTGCACGGCGTGATTCATGAACACCGTCCCGATGTCGGCTGCGTGGTGCACACGCACACCACGCCGATCTCTGCGATCACCATGAAGGGCTATGAGATCGATCATAACTCTTTCTACGGCGCGCAGCTTTACGGGCGCGTCGCCTATCATGCGTTTGAAGGCATCACGATCTATGATGAAGAACGTGAGCGCATGCTGAAGTCGCTGGGCGACAAACATGTTCTGGTCCTCAAAAATCACGGTGTTGCTTGCATGGAGGCGGATATTCCGCTGACCTTCTTCCTGCTCTGGACTTTCCAGCGGGCGGCAGAAATTCAATGCGCGGCGGCGGCCATTCCGGGTCCGGACAGCCAACTGCCGGAAGAGATCAAGGAAAAATGTGCCGCCGATGCGCAGCGCCTGAAAGACAACGCGTCTTTCGCCACGCTTCTGTTCGACGCCATGGTGCGCAAGATGAAACGCGAGCGCCCTGAATTCGCCTGA
- a CDS encoding 2-dehydropantoate 2-reductase N-terminal domain-containing protein, with protein sequence MATALNIGVIGAGNIGTAMAALLCQSGAEVFLAARGARLAHLRDHGVALDDRGSKITAMPQLSERLERPMDALFFCVKSQALALAIAENHAAVGPETLVIPMVNGMPFWFEAKGGEMGQIPYLDPKGDLARLLSPRQILGAVLLMTVRMDDEGQALSSNTPTLSLGGVSDGTDMERLAALVATLEAGGVRTDLCSDIRQKVLVKLLANITTNPLTALTGASLREVGETAALREIATQIAGEFRDWAGSAYELPSDAWLVDLFIDAGDFPTSMLQDARAGRTLELDAIARAPLELARRKGGDMPVLARLIEEMDRSATLPLAHEQIETVLSRLQTMTVISRG encoded by the coding sequence ATGGCCACCGCCCTCAACATCGGCGTGATCGGTGCCGGCAATATCGGCACCGCCATGGCGGCGCTCTTGTGCCAGTCCGGGGCAGAAGTGTTTCTGGCCGCGCGCGGCGCACGGTTGGCGCATTTGCGCGACCACGGTGTCGCACTGGATGATCGCGGCAGCAAAATCACCGCCATGCCGCAGCTGAGCGAACGGCTTGAGCGTCCGATGGATGCGTTGTTCTTCTGCGTGAAGTCGCAGGCGCTTGCTTTGGCGATCGCGGAAAACCACGCGGCGGTCGGGCCGGAGACGCTGGTGATCCCCATGGTCAATGGCATGCCGTTCTGGTTCGAAGCCAAGGGCGGCGAGATGGGCCAGATCCCCTATCTGGATCCCAAGGGCGATCTGGCACGGCTGCTCAGCCCGCGCCAGATCCTCGGGGCGGTGCTGTTGATGACCGTGCGGATGGATGACGAGGGGCAAGCGCTCTCGTCGAACACACCGACGCTAAGCCTTGGCGGAGTGAGCGATGGAACGGATATGGAGCGCCTGGCCGCGCTTGTTGCGACGCTCGAAGCGGGTGGTGTGCGCACCGACCTTTGCTCCGACATTCGCCAGAAGGTTCTGGTCAAACTGCTGGCCAATATCACCACCAACCCGCTGACGGCGTTGACCGGGGCAAGCCTGCGGGAGGTCGGTGAAACCGCCGCCCTGCGGGAAATCGCCACCCAGATCGCCGGTGAATTCCGTGACTGGGCAGGTTCTGCCTATGAGCTGCCCTCGGATGCGTGGCTGGTGGATCTGTTCATCGACGCCGGGGATTTCCCAACCTCGATGTTGCAGGACGCCCGTGCTGGCCGGACGCTCGAACTGGATGCCATCGCCCGTGCGCCCTTGGAACTGGCGCGCCGCAAGGGCGGCGACATGCCTGTTCTGGCGCGTCTGATCGAAGAGATGGACCGCAGCGCCACGTTGCCTCTGGCACATGAGCAGATCGAAACTGTGCTGAGCCGTCTTCAAACCATGACCGTGATTTCAAGAGGATAA
- a CDS encoding TRAP transporter large permease: MEHWPVGMAILAVLLFLGVPISFALAGVGLVGVAAIIGWTPAMSLLGSAFFDNGRDYSLSVLPLFLMMGNFVVQSGVAAELYNSAYAWLRHRKGGLATATVIACGAFSSVCGSSMATAATMTRIALPSMRKFGYPDQLSTASIAAGGTLGILIPPSVILVFYGIMTQQDIGKLFMAGIIPGIIGIIGYSLAVRLTLKMGKFDLPTEPKLPLIDRIKALRKTAGALALFAFVMGGIYLGVFTPTESAGMGAGGALLLVILQGKFSINSMLIVLYDTMKTTAMMFFILFGALTFTNYVNMSGMTRDIQSFLGLFGDSRLTFILVIFCIYLVLGCVLESLSMIMLTVPVFYPIAAAQGIDLIWFGIFVVMVTEISYITPPVGMNAFVLRSVVPDVRLGTIFRGLGPFVVMDVLRVGLLTAVPSLVLLLT; encoded by the coding sequence ATGGAACATTGGCCCGTTGGTATGGCGATCCTCGCCGTGCTGCTGTTTCTCGGGGTCCCGATCTCTTTCGCACTTGCCGGGGTGGGGCTTGTGGGTGTGGCCGCAATCATTGGCTGGACACCCGCGATGTCGCTGCTGGGATCCGCCTTTTTCGACAATGGGCGTGACTATTCGCTGTCGGTGCTGCCCCTGTTTCTGATGATGGGCAATTTCGTCGTTCAATCCGGCGTTGCCGCCGAACTGTACAATTCTGCCTATGCCTGGCTGCGGCACCGCAAGGGCGGGCTTGCCACGGCGACGGTCATCGCCTGCGGTGCGTTTTCTTCCGTTTGCGGGTCGTCCATGGCGACCGCGGCGACGATGACCCGGATCGCGCTGCCCTCGATGCGCAAATTCGGTTATCCCGATCAGCTTTCGACGGCCTCGATTGCCGCCGGAGGCACGCTGGGCATTCTAATCCCGCCGTCGGTCATCCTGGTGTTTTACGGAATCATGACCCAGCAGGACATCGGTAAGCTGTTCATGGCCGGGATCATCCCCGGGATCATCGGCATTATCGGCTATTCTCTGGCGGTGCGGTTGACGTTGAAAATGGGCAAATTCGATCTGCCGACGGAACCGAAGCTGCCGCTGATCGACCGGATCAAGGCGCTGCGCAAAACCGCAGGGGCTCTGGCGCTGTTTGCCTTCGTGATGGGGGGCATCTATCTGGGCGTCTTCACCCCGACGGAAAGCGCGGGCATGGGGGCAGGGGGCGCGCTTCTGCTGGTCATCCTGCAGGGGAAATTCTCGATCAATTCGATGCTGATCGTGCTCTATGACACGATGAAGACCACGGCGATGATGTTCTTCATCCTCTTCGGGGCGCTGACCTTTACCAACTATGTGAATATGTCCGGTATGACCCGCGACATTCAGAGCTTCCTTGGCCTGTTCGGCGACAGCCGTCTCACCTTCATCTTGGTCATTTTCTGCATCTATCTCGTGCTGGGCTGCGTGCTGGAAAGCCTGTCGATGATCATGCTCACTGTGCCCGTATTCTATCCGATCGCCGCCGCGCAGGGCATCGACCTGATCTGGTTCGGCATCTTTGTGGTGATGGTTACCGAGATTTCCTACATCACGCCGCCGGTCGGGATGAACGCCTTTGTGCTGCGCTCCGTGGTGCCGGATGTGCGTCTGGGAACGATCTTCCGCGGCCTTGGCCCGTTTGTGGTCATGGATGTGCTGCGGGTCGGGCTTTTGACGGCGGTGCCCTCGCTGGTGTTGTTGCTGACATGA
- a CDS encoding TRAP transporter small permease: MKQPVLMDETHQEAARDELPPVQLLGRAGVVMAALGGVMLTVMMGLTVCDVIGRYLFNAPIKGAAELTELLLCALIFLGLGAVSLKEDHVTVDLLTDRMPSFIQPYRLVLAGLFSAVVLAVVAWRLWVYADQIGGYGGATTNLSIPIAPLGYLCAICAAVGGLITAFIPCKRLYQRLTA, from the coding sequence ATGAAGCAGCCCGTCTTGATGGATGAAACACATCAGGAGGCAGCTCGTGACGAGCTGCCTCCGGTCCAGCTCCTGGGCCGTGCCGGGGTGGTGATGGCCGCCCTTGGGGGCGTGATGTTGACTGTGATGATGGGACTGACGGTCTGTGACGTGATCGGTCGCTACTTGTTCAACGCACCGATCAAAGGGGCGGCGGAGCTGACCGAGCTTCTGCTTTGTGCCCTGATCTTTCTGGGGTTGGGCGCGGTGTCTTTGAAAGAGGATCACGTCACTGTGGATTTGCTGACCGATAGGATGCCGTCCTTTATCCAGCCCTATCGTCTGGTGTTGGCCGGTCTGTTCAGTGCCGTGGTGCTGGCCGTCGTCGCCTGGCGTCTGTGGGTCTATGCCGATCAGATCGGTGGCTATGGTGGGGCAACCACCAATCTGTCCATTCCGATTGCCCCACTGGGCTATCTCTGCGCGATCTGCGCCGCTGTCGGCGGTCTCATCACTGCCTTCATCCCTTGCAAGCGTCTCTACCAACGCCTGACTGCGTAA
- a CDS encoding TRAP transporter substrate-binding protein codes for MNVKTKSISALTVAVSMLASAAQAETVLTVANWLPPSHPLVSEVIVPLTEEIAEATNGEVTANILPAPLGPPAAHFDFAVNGVADITFGVQGYNAGRFKTTNIAEIPFLADSAEASSVAYWRTWDAMLKDAGEYDDVKVLAVFTHGPGEIFLKEGDASSVDLLDGQKLRVGGGIVHEVASTLGAVPVEGPSSKAYELLSQGVADGILFPYESVSFFKLIPQLDVGVSVPGGLYNTSFYIVMNKAKFESLTPEQQAAIDSVTGEALARKAGQMWDRVDAAGLAAMEGEITVTPATEEQMAAWSESLQPIIDAEIAEVSETGVDGQASYDMMLAEIAAQ; via the coding sequence ATGAACGTGAAAACTAAAAGCATTTCCGCTCTGACTGTTGCGGTCTCCATGCTCGCTTCGGCCGCACAAGCCGAAACAGTTCTGACGGTCGCCAACTGGCTGCCTCCGTCGCACCCGCTGGTCTCCGAGGTCATCGTACCGCTCACCGAAGAGATCGCAGAGGCCACGAATGGCGAAGTGACTGCAAATATTCTGCCTGCGCCGCTTGGGCCGCCGGCGGCGCATTTCGACTTTGCGGTGAACGGTGTGGCGGACATTACCTTTGGTGTGCAGGGCTACAACGCCGGGCGTTTCAAAACCACGAATATCGCCGAAATTCCCTTTCTTGCTGACAGTGCCGAGGCGAGCTCTGTTGCCTATTGGCGCACCTGGGACGCGATGCTGAAAGATGCGGGCGAATATGATGACGTCAAGGTTCTGGCCGTGTTCACCCATGGTCCGGGTGAGATTTTTCTGAAAGAGGGCGATGCTTCCTCTGTTGACCTGCTGGACGGTCAGAAACTGCGTGTCGGCGGTGGCATCGTGCATGAGGTGGCCTCTACGCTTGGTGCGGTTCCGGTCGAAGGTCCGTCCTCGAAAGCCTATGAGCTGCTGAGCCAGGGTGTCGCCGACGGTATTCTCTTCCCCTATGAATCCGTCAGCTTCTTCAAGCTGATCCCGCAGCTCGACGTGGGGGTTTCCGTGCCGGGCGGTCTTTATAACACCTCCTTCTACATCGTCATGAACAAGGCCAAATTCGAAAGCCTGACCCCGGAACAGCAGGCCGCAATCGACAGCGTGACCGGCGAAGCGCTGGCGCGCAAGGCCGGTCAGATGTGGGACCGCGTGGATGCCGCCGGACTGGCTGCGATGGAGGGGGAAATCACCGTGACGCCCGCGACCGAGGAACAGATGGCGGCCTGGAGCGAGAGCCTGCAGCCGATCATCGACGCGGAAATCGCCGAGGTGTCGGAAACCGGCGTCGACGGGCAAGCCTCCTATGACATGATGCTGGCCGAGATCGCCGCGCAATGA
- a CDS encoding MarR family transcriptional regulator, with protein MIEKPTDSEHETPDHFRDNWPYFWIDRASAYYMRALDKRLKPLGIDTPRWRVLMSLYQQNYMSVSEIAEFSTVKLNTTTKIVQRMLSAGLVETRVRPTDGRVTEVCLTEKGDELRAKALVEVDRIRADSFYNTSPAELEALNATLRKISADLAKLI; from the coding sequence ATGATCGAAAAACCGACAGACAGCGAACACGAAACGCCGGATCACTTCCGGGACAACTGGCCCTATTTCTGGATTGACCGGGCCAGTGCCTACTACATGCGCGCGCTGGACAAACGGCTCAAACCGCTGGGCATCGACACGCCGCGCTGGCGCGTGCTGATGTCCCTCTACCAGCAAAACTACATGTCGGTTTCCGAGATCGCGGAGTTTTCCACCGTCAAGCTCAACACCACGACGAAAATCGTGCAACGCATGCTGAGCGCGGGTCTGGTCGAAACCCGGGTGCGCCCGACCGATGGCCGTGTCACCGAAGTGTGCCTGACCGAAAAGGGCGACGAACTGCGCGCAAAGGCGCTGGTGGAAGTCGACCGCATTCGCGCGGACAGCTTCTACAACACCTCGCCCGCCGAGCTGGAAGCACTCAACGCAACCCTGCGCAAAATCAGCGCGGATCTCGCCAAACTGATCTGA
- a CDS encoding flavin reductase, whose protein sequence is MEPTKTQQEFREGMSRLGAAVNLITTDGVAGRHGLVASAVCSVTDTPPTLLVCINKNAFAHDKFIENGVLAVNVLAADHQPLSGHFARYVEGVDRFSYGEWKTEITGAPVLADANVAFDCRIASRHEQGTHSVFFCTVEAVRLAQDLRHGLVWFGRDFHHLTGEEV, encoded by the coding sequence ATGGAACCGACGAAAACCCAACAGGAATTTCGCGAAGGCATGAGCCGTCTCGGGGCGGCGGTGAACCTGATCACCACCGATGGAGTGGCCGGCCGGCACGGGCTTGTGGCGTCGGCTGTCTGTTCGGTCACCGACACGCCGCCGACTTTGCTGGTCTGCATCAACAAGAACGCCTTTGCGCATGACAAATTCATCGAAAACGGCGTCTTGGCCGTCAATGTTCTGGCTGCGGACCATCAGCCGCTCTCCGGACATTTCGCCCGCTATGTCGAAGGCGTCGACCGCTTTTCCTACGGCGAGTGGAAGACCGAGATCACCGGCGCCCCTGTGCTGGCGGATGCGAATGTGGCCTTTGATTGCCGTATTGCCTCGCGCCATGAACAGGGCACGCATTCGGTGTTCTTCTGCACCGTCGAAGCGGTGCGCCTGGCGCAGGATCTGCGCCATGGGTTGGTTTGGTTTGGCCGCGACTTCCACCACCTCACGGGGGAGGAAGTCTGA
- a CDS encoding PDR/VanB family oxidoreductase, with protein sequence MADNAQKLKVIARIDDKGDIARIRFAPEAGGAILPYDAGAHLDLYLPELDLWRQYSLCSDPAETGFYEIGVLKDPQSRGGSVKVHETAVEGAVFTVEGPRNHFPLEETAQTTVLFGGGIGITPMIAMAKRLNAIGKDFTLHYCTRSEVNTAFLDELQSCDFANKVVFHFDDKDDAQRLDLKRDLPTPDAATHLYVCGPQGFMDWVIETAEAAGHASANVHREYFSADVDVSGDSFEVECAESGVTVTVGPEDTIAKALAAAGIKIEVKCEEGVCGTCLTDVIEGEIDHRDQFLTDEEREDGDVICACCSRAKGSKLVLDL encoded by the coding sequence ATGGCAGACAACGCACAAAAACTGAAAGTCATTGCCCGCATTGACGACAAGGGCGATATTGCGCGCATTCGCTTCGCACCCGAGGCGGGTGGGGCGATCCTGCCTTATGACGCTGGCGCACATCTGGACCTCTACCTGCCGGAGCTGGACCTGTGGCGGCAATATTCGCTCTGTTCCGACCCCGCAGAGACCGGGTTTTACGAAATCGGCGTTCTGAAGGACCCGCAAAGTCGTGGCGGCTCCGTCAAGGTGCATGAAACGGCGGTTGAAGGGGCGGTGTTCACCGTCGAAGGTCCGCGCAACCATTTCCCGCTGGAGGAGACTGCGCAGACAACGGTGTTGTTTGGCGGCGGGATCGGCATCACGCCGATGATCGCCATGGCCAAGCGCCTGAATGCGATCGGCAAGGATTTCACGCTGCATTACTGCACCCGCTCTGAGGTCAACACGGCGTTCTTGGATGAGCTGCAATCCTGTGACTTTGCCAACAAAGTCGTCTTTCATTTCGATGATAAAGACGACGCGCAGCGCCTTGATCTGAAACGGGATTTGCCTACACCTGACGCGGCGACGCATTTGTATGTCTGCGGCCCGCAAGGGTTTATGGACTGGGTCATTGAGACGGCCGAGGCGGCTGGCCACGCCAGCGCCAATGTTCACCGCGAGTATTTCTCTGCCGATGTCGACGTCTCTGGCGACAGCTTCGAGGTGGAATGTGCTGAAAGCGGTGTCACCGTGACCGTGGGGCCCGAGGATACCATTGCCAAGGCGCTGGCGGCTGCCGGGATCAAGATCGAAGTCAAATGCGAAGAAGGCGTCTGTGGCACCTGTCTGACCGATGTGATCGAAGGTGAAATCGACCACCGCGATCAGTTCCTGACGGATGAGGAACGCGAAGACGGTGATGTGATCTGCGCCTGTTGTTCGCGGGCCAAAGGATCCAAGCTGGTGCTGGATCTCTGA
- a CDS encoding SDR family oxidoreductase, translating to MTAPLPEKIQTAVVTGGARGFGASVVRALHKAGYRVIIADINPGEEAKALASELDLAGETAITATLDVSKPEDFQEVLDKCIARYGSVEVLVNNAARTMAQPVMDIDPAVFNEIMATNAGGTFAGSQIFARHFKERGYGRIVNMASLAGQNGGTATGAHYAASKGAILTLTKVFARDLAPFGITCNAIAPGPMDTPMVRGVVGDNIDAFLKNIPVGQFGDPDFVAQMVVMLASPEAAFVNGACWDVNGGLYVR from the coding sequence ATGACGGCACCTCTTCCAGAAAAGATCCAGACCGCCGTTGTGACCGGTGGGGCCCGCGGGTTCGGCGCGTCTGTCGTGCGCGCCCTGCACAAAGCGGGCTACCGCGTGATCATTGCCGATATCAATCCGGGGGAGGAGGCCAAAGCTCTGGCCTCCGAACTCGACCTGGCGGGCGAGACTGCCATCACCGCCACTCTGGACGTCTCCAAGCCCGAGGACTTCCAGGAGGTGCTCGACAAATGCATCGCGCGCTATGGGTCGGTTGAGGTGCTGGTCAACAATGCGGCCCGGACCATGGCACAGCCGGTGATGGACATCGATCCGGCTGTGTTCAATGAGATCATGGCAACCAATGCCGGCGGCACTTTTGCTGGCAGCCAGATTTTCGCACGCCATTTCAAAGAGCGCGGATATGGGCGGATCGTCAACATGGCCTCGCTTGCAGGTCAGAATGGCGGCACGGCTACGGGAGCGCATTACGCGGCCTCGAAAGGAGCGATCCTGACCCTGACCAAGGTCTTTGCACGCGATCTGGCGCCCTTCGGTATCACCTGCAATGCTATTGCGCCGGGGCCAATGGACACCCCGATGGTGCGCGGGGTTGTCGGCGACAATATCGACGCCTTCCTGAAGAACATTCCGGTCGGTCAGTTCGGCGATCCCGATTTCGTGGCACAGATGGTGGTTATGCTCGCCAGTCCCGAAGCGGCTTTCGTCAACGGCGCCTGCTGGGACGTCAACGGCGGCTTGTATGTGAGGTAA
- a CDS encoding aromatic-ring-hydroxylating dioxygenase subunit beta, protein MTEMSKIDTRALLSEVTEFIWTEGDLLDTKDYDGWLDLWTEDGLYIMPMGEGDDYKNQLNLCYDNDKMRRDRIGRFQRGFSISSAPPAQTVRTLSRIRILSAEGDLVKVSCAEHLIEDKFGRQRTWAGNAYYTLKKTDDGFQLHEKIVRLLNSDGMLNSFSYLF, encoded by the coding sequence ATGACCGAGATGAGCAAAATCGACACCCGTGCGCTGCTGTCTGAGGTGACCGAATTCATCTGGACGGAGGGCGACCTGCTCGACACCAAGGATTATGACGGTTGGCTGGATCTCTGGACCGAAGACGGCCTTTACATCATGCCGATGGGCGAAGGCGACGATTACAAGAACCAGCTGAACCTGTGCTACGACAACGATAAGATGCGGCGTGATCGCATCGGTCGGTTCCAGCGCGGCTTTTCGATCTCTTCGGCGCCGCCCGCACAGACCGTGCGCACCCTGTCGCGCATTCGCATCCTCTCTGCCGAGGGCGATCTGGTCAAAGTCTCCTGCGCCGAACATCTGATCGAAGATAAATTCGGCCGTCAGCGCACATGGGCAGGCAATGCCTATTACACGCTGAAAAAGACCGACGACGGTTTCCAGCTGCACGAAAAGATCGTGCGCCTTCTGAACTCTGACGGGATGCTGAATTCGTTCAGCTATTTGTTCTGA
- a CDS encoding aromatic ring-hydroxylating dioxygenase subunit alpha, with the protein MSLDMPKFSDLDALYDEKNAKVATEMYEDPALFDEEMEKIFKNTWVWVAHESEFPDKGSFKLSHVGLEPVIVVRDRKGKIHCMVNRCRHRAATVCEVKKGKTSSFQCPYHGWGYALDGSLRALPYPEQYGDDFDKSQHGLQRLRTEAYNGMVFATFNEDIEPLEDFLGEGVRKYIDLFMKQGGGFPVKVLGEHQFAVPMNWKVQLENTTDAYHFPIVHKSFMQTLDGQTEDMFDFLDKGVGYVEDLGNGHSVMTMIPELVDLDENLDAPIPDRFADLAQELRDEGYPEDQVKKIVRAVSGAGFNLNLFPNVSFSLSFFRVLTPINVEKTEIRHIAIGMDGGPEAANQARMRLHEHFQGPMGFGSPDDAEVWERVQRGTKGAEDLPILVNRGMVDEEPGEFGPRGHISAETGMRAAYTMWKRMMAK; encoded by the coding sequence ATGTCTCTCGATATGCCGAAGTTCAGCGATCTCGACGCGCTCTACGATGAAAAGAACGCCAAGGTCGCCACCGAAATGTACGAAGATCCCGCCCTCTTTGACGAGGAAATGGAAAAGATCTTCAAAAACACCTGGGTTTGGGTCGCACATGAAAGCGAATTCCCCGACAAAGGGTCGTTCAAACTGAGCCACGTCGGCCTTGAGCCGGTGATCGTCGTGCGCGACCGCAAGGGCAAGATCCATTGCATGGTCAATCGCTGCCGTCACCGCGCCGCGACGGTCTGTGAGGTCAAGAAGGGCAAGACGTCTTCCTTCCAGTGTCCCTACCACGGCTGGGGCTATGCTCTGGACGGCAGCCTGCGTGCGCTGCCCTATCCCGAACAATATGGCGACGACTTCGACAAGAGCCAGCACGGCCTGCAACGTCTGCGCACCGAAGCCTACAACGGCATGGTGTTTGCGACTTTCAACGAAGACATCGAACCGCTTGAGGACTTCCTCGGCGAGGGCGTGCGCAAATATATCGACCTGTTCATGAAGCAGGGCGGCGGTTTTCCGGTCAAGGTTCTGGGCGAACATCAGTTTGCCGTGCCGATGAACTGGAAAGTGCAGCTGGAAAACACCACCGACGCCTATCACTTCCCGATCGTGCACAAGAGCTTCATGCAGACGCTCGACGGTCAGACCGAAGACATGTTCGACTTCCTCGACAAAGGCGTCGGCTATGTCGAAGATCTCGGCAACGGTCACTCTGTGATGACGATGATCCCTGAGCTGGTCGATCTGGATGAAAATCTTGATGCGCCGATCCCGGATCGCTTTGCCGATCTGGCACAGGAACTGCGCGATGAGGGCTATCCGGAAGATCAGGTCAAAAAGATCGTTCGTGCCGTGAGTGGGGCCGGGTTCAACCTGAACCTCTTCCCGAACGTGTCCTTCTCGCTGTCTTTCTTCCGCGTGCTGACCCCGATCAACGTCGAAAAGACCGAAATCCGTCACATCGCCATCGGCATGGACGGCGGTCCGGAAGCTGCCAACCAGGCGCGGATGCGTCTGCACGAACACTTTCAGGGACCGATGGGCTTTGGTTCGCCGGACGATGCGGAAGTCTGGGAACGCGTTCAGCGTGGCACCAAGGGCGCCGAAGATCTGCCGATCCTCGTCAACCGCGGCATGGTCGACGAAGAACCCGGTGAATTCGGCCCGCGGGGTCACATCTCCGCCGAGACCGGTATGCGCGCCGCTTACACAATGTGGAAAAGGATGATGGCGAAATGA
- a CDS encoding acyl-CoA dehydrogenase family protein, whose amino-acid sequence MSYISKLAADPSTISDYEGILEQIRTRRAEFTKLRHVPQDVVTLLQKIGAYRAFVPARFGGDDLSPADFCRLIEDISAADASTGWVASFGVSATYLAALPPETYAEIYAKDPDTVFAGAMFPPQKAEKVAGGVKVNGRWPYASGIMGSSLVGVGIKVEGDDTPLPRVAVMPRDQVTVDETWNTIGLTATGSHDAVVKDVVVAPEWTFIRGGAPTMDDPIFRFPAMALAAQVLAVVSLGAAREALNFLVSDARQRASITGAPNPGARPYVQAEFAKAEGLLMGARAAFYDTIEAAWDELKTTGDVSQDMKIRLRLVATKAARDGAEAARLAFVIGGSGVMATGHPLGRCMIDAACVAQHAFMGEGTWTAAGAGFFEQPTMPGYP is encoded by the coding sequence ATGAGCTATATTTCGAAACTGGCGGCCGATCCGTCGACGATTTCCGACTATGAAGGCATTCTGGAGCAGATCCGGACCCGCCGGGCAGAATTCACGAAACTGCGGCACGTGCCTCAGGATGTTGTCACGCTGCTGCAGAAGATCGGGGCCTATCGCGCCTTTGTGCCGGCACGTTTTGGCGGCGACGACTTGTCTCCGGCCGATTTCTGCCGTCTGATCGAAGACATTTCCGCAGCCGATGCCTCCACCGGCTGGGTCGCCTCCTTTGGGGTCTCGGCGACCTATCTGGCGGCGCTGCCGCCGGAAACCTATGCTGAAATCTATGCCAAGGATCCCGATACGGTCTTTGCCGGTGCCATGTTCCCGCCTCAGAAAGCTGAAAAAGTGGCCGGTGGCGTCAAGGTGAACGGGCGTTGGCCCTATGCCTCCGGCATCATGGGATCCTCTCTGGTGGGCGTTGGCATCAAGGTTGAAGGCGATGACACGCCGCTGCCGCGCGTCGCGGTCATGCCACGCGATCAGGTGACGGTCGATGAAACCTGGAACACCATCGGGCTGACCGCGACCGGATCGCATGATGCGGTGGTGAAGGATGTCGTTGTGGCCCCGGAATGGACCTTTATCCGCGGTGGCGCGCCGACCATGGACGACCCGATTTTCCGCTTTCCGGCGATGGCACTGGCGGCGCAGGTTCTGGCTGTGGTTTCCCTGGGCGCGGCGCGTGAGGCCCTGAACTTCCTCGTTTCCGACGCGCGCCAGCGTGCGTCGATCACAGGCGCGCCGAACCCGGGCGCGCGTCCTTATGTGCAGGCGGAATTTGCCAAGGCCGAAGGGCTGTTGATGGGCGCGCGCGCGGCCTTTTACGACACCATCGAAGCCGCCTGGGACGAACTGAAAACCACGGGCGACGTCAGTCAGGACATGAAAATTCGCCTGCGTCTGGTGGCCACCAAGGCCGCCCGCGACGGGGCCGAGGCGGCGCGGCTGGCCTTTGTCATAGGCGGTTCCGGCGTCATGGCGACGGGGCATCCGCTGGGGCGCTGCATGATCGATGCGGCCTGTGTCGCCCAGCACGCCTTTATGGGCGAGGGCACATGGACTGCGGCCGGGGCAGGGTTCTTTGAACAGCCCACCATGCCGGGCTACCCGTGA